The Spinacia oleracea cultivar Varoflay chromosome 2, BTI_SOV_V1, whole genome shotgun sequence DNA segment ACGCACCATGTCGCCGCCTTGAACTCTCTAATCCATTTTTAATCTCTGTAACTTGGTTAATGATAGAAGCATGCACTTTTCTAAAAACAGTGTCCAGTGACCCTTGCGAACTTCCAAGCCAACTCTTTACGACAGAGTGTTGACTCTCGACCCTACAAGTCGTTATGTTTCCAAAGTGAAGGACCTCATTCGTCCAAGCTAGAACAAACATCTGCCTATGATCAGTAAGCCATGTGTTGTGCACATAATAGATAACGCTCTGCCATCTTACATAGCGATCTTCCATTCTTGCAACTGCACGGTCATATTCTTCCACAGTCGACGCCtccatgattcttttccaaactCCGTTCTTGAACGCCCGACCAACGTCCTTGTTCTTGTTGCACAAAAATGATACGCGGGCCTCCACGTCGTTGTTGATATGCCAAGTACATAGCAAATGTCTGGAATTTGGAAAAACCTCGGCAACAGGTCTCATTAGACCACCCTCTTTGTCCGTCAATATTGCCGAGGGAATGACACCATCCCCGAGGAGCAGCTTCAACTTCTGTAACACCCAACGGTAGCTCGCTGCAGTCTCGTCTTTCATAAATGCATAGGCGATTAGGAAATTCTGATTTGTCGGTGTCACACCAACAATCTCCAAGAAAGGAAATCCATATCTGTTAGTCTTGTACGTCGAATCCAAACCAATAACCAGTGGATATGTGCGTAACACCTCCACCATTGCAGGGTGAGCTAAGAATGCGCGGTTTATGACTTTACTCGTACGGTCACTGCAAGAGACCCAGTTTATGTAGTCGTGCTCTCTGGCTAGATGCAACATCTGCTCAGCAACGTTTCTTCCTTCTGAACCTTCTCGTCTCATCTTTTCTTTGAAGTTGTAAATGTGCCTCATGTTGGGATGTTCATCTGGAAACTTGTTTTTAATGGCCACCATAATATTTTTTGGCTTAGCTTGTGCATCGTTCATCTCGCGAACAACTTCCTTTGCACCCTGACTAAGACCACTAACACCATGGTGACCCTCGGGATATACAATCAATGTGTGATTATGTGTGCCACGATCATGAAGCAACTCAATAACCCAATTATCTTCTTCTACTCGTTGTTGTTCACACTTAATCATAAACCGACAACCACATGCCTTACTCTTTGTGTTTGGTCGTTTTGCGGTCTCTGGATCCCTACAATTGTTTTCCCTCCTTCCCCGATCGCATTTCAAGTAGCGGTACTTACGACCATCTTTTTGCGTCGTTTTGTACGAGCTACTTATCAATATGAACCCCGATCCGATAGCCACTTGCTTTGCCCAATTCGCTGCGTTTTCAAATCCATCGAATATTTCATTTGTTGCAAATAGATAACTATAATCAACACCGTCGCCACCATAATCCGGAAGTGGGGCctataataaaacataatttaataattaaaatcactaacataatttctaaaattcataaaaattaaattaaaatataatttcaaataaaataacaattaaaatgACACATGTAATTTCTAAATTTTCCTAAATGAACATGTAATTCTAAATTAAATAACaattaaattaacatataatttttaaaataatgttaCTTTGCGCGTAATAACTAACATACTTTCTAAAATCACTAACATAATTttctaaattaaataaaaatttaattatcaTATTATATTCTAACTTTGCGCATAATAACTaacataatttctaaaatatataaattctaaaataaaaaaattctaaaataactaacataattttctaaactaaataaaaattaaattaataaattataatattaattttgcgCATAATAACTAAcataaattctaaaataaataaattttaaaataactactacgtatataatttcaatttctacaaatttctaaaatcactaacataattttcttaaataaataattattaaattaactaattataatactaattcgaataactttacattaaaaaataaaattttagttAAACAAATTTGAATTTCAGATTTAGTTTTGGCGCACAAACATTGCATGAAGGACATGTAACTGGCGCACAAACATTGCATTGGTTCCATGAACCTGGCGCACGGAATTTGCACCAATTCCATGAACCTGGCGCAAATTCTGTGCGCCATGAACTGGCGCACAGAATTTGCGCCAGGTTCATGGAATTGGTGCAAATTCCGTGCGCCAGTTCCATGGAACCAATGCAAATGGTGTGCGCCaggatttaataaaaaaaaaacaccattTTTACCTCCTCCATTGAAGCTTACGAGCTTTCCGGGAGCCGATTTTCCGAGAAAAATTCCACGACTATATACACCGCCGCAACTCCCACATGAATTATGAAGAAACAAACGTTTTCCAGAGTTTCAGTTTTCCGGCGAATAATGAAGAAACATGTATGAATTTCAGTTTTCCGGCGACTATGAAAGGGGTAAAAAAATACTCGCCGAAATTTCATTTTTCCGGCGTCATTCCGGCATTCAGTTGGTGGGGAAGGGGGGTTGAGAGAGAGGTGAGGGAGAGGTGAGGGAAAGGTGAGGTGAGAAgggtaaaaaaaatgaaagggaGGGGTAAGTTTTTATAAGGGTATTTTTGTACTTTCACTATGAATAGTAGGGCGTTTTTAGCGTGGGCGGGCGTCGAATAGCGATGTACATTAAGAAAGAATAATAATACAATAGCTCTTTTAAATAAAGTATAGGTAGGTCTTCCATTATTGATTACAGAGTATGGGTTCAGAACTTAAATAGTAAACCATTCTTTTTCATCATATACCCTATCATCAATTGATCATGAACCCATTTcagcaaatcaagaaaaatacaTAGATGATCATATAACCACCTCAGTAAGTtgcaaattttcctaaaaagtACTAAACTATGAAGTTAAACCTGATATAGAAGCTAGTGGACAAATCAATGAAGGTTTAAAGGCCCAAATTGTCGAAAACATaggtgttgtgggatcttttacggtgatgacgtgtcacgcgttcctcggaggtatcaagtatgagctggcacgaacctctggcaacctgcaaaacaagaatattcccgtaggaatattccctccgatgcttaagtaagtataagctagagagagaagtaatttgtagagagaaggcagagcaaaaatagttttaggttggtgcGGATGAATTGAATGctcttaccttgggatctgagccttTTGTAGGGCTAggatttcttgggaattgatcgCTCAACCCTAGCTAGGGGACACGtgcccttggggatttaggacacgtgtcaTTTGGCCAACAATGATGAGCCTTTTGCAAATGGGGCTGGAGAAAGTGGGCTTTGCATAGTAAGGTTTTGCCCTTTATCTCGTTTGAGTACCAAGGCTTGAGCCTACTTCCTAGGCTTGGGCCCATGAACCATCTGGGCTGGCTTGATTGGTCATTGTGGCTTCTTTGGGCCTTAGGGTGGAGATATTTAGGCCCACATCAATAGGTATTCTTTTTAATAGTTGCATTTTCCCAAATTTATATAAATTGCCTGAAAAATAATCCAATAGAAAGATTAAGATCAATTGTGGTAACGGATGAATACAAAGAAGATGTAGCTGATCAAATTGCATGAACAAAATTGGATTTAAATTGCAAAAATTAAAGAAGAACCCTTTAATGCAAACCATTTCAAGTTCATTCCCTCAATGAATCAATTAATAGTTCCAACTCAATGGTTACATCGTACTCAAGGGACGAAGAATTGAGAACTGTATTAAATTCTATAAAGGGCTAAATTTGATTGTTGAGGAAtctctgaaattaaattatttggGGCATTGATTTTAAAGGTTGAAAGGCGAAGATGAGGGGATGATTGATGATGGAGCGGTATTATCAATCCCAGGGAAAGAGTTGACGACACGTGGCAAAATTTTGTTGAACATAGACAATGACACGTGGCAATATGGTGTATATGGTTTGAGtttttatagactaggtatagatgtaaTAGATAGATTATCTCTGTCCCTTCTTAGTCTTTGCGTTTTGATATCATTAGGGATGACAATTTAGTCCGAATCAAATCCGATCTGAATCCAATTCAACCCGAATCCCAAAAAGTGAAAATCTAATCTAAACCCGGTCCGATTACTATTGTCACCTCATCAGCAAACATATTAAAATTATACATAATGTGCcaaaaactcttatttttgtgATTTTAATTGCTAAAATAATCCGAAACCAACTCAATCCGAGGAAAAATAATCCGACACAAATACGATAAATATAATCTGAATCCGGATTAAAAAAATCCGAGCCCGAATATATAGTGGTAGGTCGGATATGGGGTTCTATAATCTGACCTGATCCGACCCATTTATATCTTCATGTATCATGTATGCgatttaacgattaattaatgtgggttgagattttttttaaattttttaaaaaggaaaattaattcattaataaagagCCATAGTAGTGCCATACGtatgacatttacaagagaaatatagatctaacaaatacatgatAACTGGAATCAAATAAAGTTtttccttcatcaaaactacgGTCGTTGAATAAAATATTGCATTATAGAGCGTCTCTCGTATATAACGCTAGAACATACGCTGTTATTATAATATACTTCATGATCTTTTATAAATATTGATATTTGTACTCGTGTATATTTCTTGAGTgggtatatatttattttactttgaaaattaTGGTTTTTTTCTTTATGTTGAAATACTAGGTACGTTCTTTTAGTTGGTCCTTACGTTCTTTTAAAAAGGTTAAAAAAATAGTAAATTCTACGAAGTACGTGATACTCTGATAGATATGTTCTTTATACTTTCATATATTTTATCTAAGTTTGTAGTTAAAAGACATGAAAATGATTCTAAAATAAAACTTAATTTTCGTATAAGGTGTATGTTCTTCTAAAGGGGCTATCAACCcattaaaataacaaaaaaaactacGGAGTATGCTCTTTTAAGTTGCCTGATATGTTATTTCACTGGCATGTTTTTCAAAGTTATAGTCAACTCCGTCAAAAAAGAAAGTATTTATATAGCCAAATGAACGTGAAAGTCATTCTAAGAGATATGAAGTACAAAGTATTTGACGTTCTTATGTTCTTTTGTTGAATGTGTACATAATTTTAAAACGACCAAGCAATCATAAAAATTGGCAATAGGAGTTATATGTTATTCTGAATTTCTTAATACGCTCTCTTAATAATATGATATTTTTTGTTGAAGGTCCATATATTTTTATCCAGCGTCTTTTTTCTTGTCGTTTTGAAGCAAGTACAAGGTGAATGTTCTACCCACACCTGTAGGATCCAATTCGCGCCTCACGACGCCAATTTCTAAATCAACTTTTGAAGTGGAAAACATATTTTTTCAAACAGCTTACTGGGTTAGAAAAGGTTTTATGTGTCCTGATGTACAATTTACTCTATGACATCAACTTTAGAAACATTGGTAAAGTGACTATAATAGCCTATTTAGGGATAAAAGtgattatacggagtaattgaGGATAAATGTTATCCTAACCCTAAAACAACCTTACTTTTTCTTTTGATAGGATAAAACATCCTTACTTAGATACTCCCtaaatcatcaaattttcagagAAATTTTAAAACAATCCCCTTGATTGACATATCaagtggcattttcgtaattgtaatgaGCAAATATACAATGTAGAAATTGCAATGTACAACATATTtgatattaaataaaaaaataattttaatataaaaagatATTATATACCTAAATATGTAGATTgtatattttgataatttatttacGAAAATATCCCTTGATATGTTTGGATTTCAAATTTTCAGATGGGATTAAACGGATGGGATAATTTTGCACACACATGCTACATGCTGAGGCCTCCCCAGTTAATCCAGCCGATTAACTAAGGTGTTAATCGGGGGGTATACTTGGAAGAAAAATGTTAAAAAGGAAGGAAAAGGAAATGGGAGATGTAATAAAAAAGGGAAATAGTAATTGGAGCCTTATTGACGGTAGTTGACGGTAAGTTCATAAACTAACAGCCGTTTTGCTCCGTTTTGCTCCGTAACATTTGAATTTCGAATTAGATGTCTACTGCAAtttgcaaataacttttcaaagCCCAAATCTCAAAGCAGGCAcaacattttctctctcatgtAAACAAAACCTAGCCCTTCAAAGACTATGAAATTCTGGGATTGTGCCTCTGCTTCAGTTGAATCTCAGTGTATTTAAGGTAATAATCGATTAATTATTTCCAGATTTTGTTGATTCTGTTTTTGTTGATTATGTTTAGTGTAGTATGTTTGTAATTGTTAGACATTGTTGTAAAAATTAGGGTCGGTCTGTGAATTTTGTTTTCCAATTTATGAAATTGTCTTGTGTTTGGCTGTGGGATTGGGGAAAAGAAGACCAACAATTATATCACCCCTCCAAACTTCTTAGTTTTGTAACTAGTGTAGAATTACTATGATGGTGTCTGCTATTAGTGTAATTATTTAGTTTTTGACTTTGATGAGGCTGGAAAATTTATATTATTGTTGTTACTTTGGTGAGGCCGCAAAATTTAATATATGTTTGTAGTTTGAATAGGCTGCAAAGTtgaaataaataatttgatGTTGGTTTTGGTTGCAAATTATATATAATGTACTTAATTATGGGGTGCGTGTTTTTGTTTCATTTAATACTTGTCAATTAATGGAATTGGATTATTATTTGAGTTATAATTATTGATAATATTTACACAGTTAATAGGCCATGTACCAAGATCGTGAAAGTAATGATGATCCACCACCGGTGAATGAAAAAGGTTCGGTTGGATTGGTGGAAACCCAAAAAGGAGGTGTAACCTCGCAGGAATCTCCTTCAGGTAGTTGTGTTATCCGTGG contains these protein-coding regions:
- the LOC130467516 gene encoding uncharacterized protein, which encodes MEEAPLPDYGGDGVDYSYLFATNEIFDGFENAANWAKQVAIGSGFILISSSYKTTQKDGRKYRYLKCDRGRRENNCRDPETAKRPNTKSKACGCRFMIKCEQQRVEEDNWVIELLHDRGTHNHTLIVYPEGHHGVSGLSQGAKEVVREMNDAQAKPKNIMVAIKNKFPDEHPNMRHIYNFKEKMRREGSEGRNVAEQMLHLAREHDYINWVSCSDRTSKVINRAFLAHPAMVEVLRTYPLVIGLDSTYKTNRYGFPFLEIVGVTPTNQNFLIAYAFMKDETAASYRWVLQKLKLLLGDGVIPSAILTDKEGGLMRPVAEVFPNSRHLLCTWHINNDVEARVSFLCNKNKDVGRAFKNGVWKRIMEASTVEEYDRAVARMEDRYVRWQSVIYYVHNTWLTDHRQMFVLAWTNEVLHFGNITTCRVESQHSVVKSWLGSSQGSLDTVFRKVHASIINQVTEIKNGLESSRRRHGALFKSYLYQHLVGRVSHHALELILEEHTRMRQLSTEVFERCGCAKLSTHGLPCACNIYMAVQGGVGLYLDLVHRFWRTLEIGDGADIPEFVEESAQVVELFRSLVDDVLARDIAVVRDISRIVHDELHPENAGFEEPEPNLTRRGRPRKQRNSTTRNLSFVEHVRNMGPRRSCDQGSSSMSTQQTRSSLGSYMSIDLIPPGFKEWLPQFMLQYIRGYCDVIPDGNCGFRCAAEFFLGDQERYGEIRSMLVGEIGKLEQYRHVYRPDSIANVSWRINWRGGWCGEEHWMITDCDLWPLATHFNAVVVILSIGNRGGLFPNFTILPLENRYESTRPTKDIVLAFVNTNHYILLDLTPDFPLPTIPSRWRELADYSVLEWESRYQTRRQAWDRYSDEFNFRRGRS